The following are encoded together in the Gemmatimonadaceae bacterium genome:
- the hutG gene encoding N-formylglutamate deformylase, translating to MSAATVVPDTHVLHRGNTALLLSFPHVGTVIPADQVHRYTERALGVEDTDWFLDRLYDFARERGATLIVPRYSRYLIDLNRSSDNAPMYPGRNNTELCPTRHFTGDALYREGCAPDAAEVARRIAAYWAPYHGALQVELDHIRGVHGHAVLFDAHSILSEVPWLFEGRLPNMSVGTADGASCAPSLREALGHVFASQAAFSHVLDGRFKGGHITRHYGRPDDGVHAVQLEMALRSYMHETQPYTWNSTLATGVTPLLRNVVDTMLAWRP from the coding sequence GTGAGCGCGGCGACGGTGGTGCCCGACACGCACGTCCTGCACCGGGGCAACACCGCCCTGCTGCTCAGTTTCCCCCACGTCGGCACCGTGATTCCCGCCGACCAGGTGCACCGCTACACCGAACGTGCACTGGGCGTGGAGGACACCGACTGGTTCCTCGACCGGCTGTACGACTTCGCGCGGGAGCGGGGCGCGACGCTGATCGTCCCGCGCTACAGTCGCTACCTCATCGACCTCAATCGCTCCAGCGACAACGCGCCCATGTATCCCGGGCGCAACAACACGGAACTCTGCCCGACCCGGCACTTCACCGGTGACGCGCTGTACCGCGAGGGCTGTGCCCCGGACGCGGCCGAGGTGGCGCGCCGGATCGCGGCGTACTGGGCGCCGTACCACGGCGCGCTGCAGGTGGAACTCGATCACATCCGCGGCGTGCACGGGCATGCCGTGCTCTTCGATGCCCACAGCATCCTCAGCGAGGTGCCGTGGCTGTTCGAGGGTCGGCTGCCCAACATGAGCGTCGGCACGGCGGACGGCGCCAGTTGTGCGCCGTCACTGCGCGAGGCGCTCGGCCACGTGTTCGCGTCGCAGGCGGCGTTCTCGCACGTGCTGGATGGCCGCTTCAAGGGCGGGCACATCACCCGGCACTACGGCCGGCCGGACGACGGGGTGCACGCCGTGCAGCTCGAGATGGCGTTGCGCTCCTACATGCACGAGACGCAGCCGTACACGTGGAACTCCACGCTGGCCACCGGCGTGACGCCGCTGCTGCGCAACGTGGTCGACACGATGCTCGCGTGGCGTCCATGA
- a CDS encoding HutD family protein, which yields MCAPLHSMLSPDDPDPRVRPLIHTVQLGDVTPQPWKNGGGSTRELLAWPAADSWLLRVSVAHIGRDGPFSAFPGVDRWFAVLEGAGVALTLGTDQVQLTGESQPLAFDGALAPDCTLTSGDTHDLNLMVLRVRAQGAMTRAVIGVERRAASRIRAVYTQEPAELHSADAAPLALPAGTLAWSSNARGVVWRLEAGDPAARAWWIEVQPREETP from the coding sequence ATGTGCGCTCCCCTCCATTCCATGCTCTCCCCCGACGATCCGGATCCCCGCGTTCGCCCGCTGATCCACACCGTGCAGCTCGGGGACGTCACGCCGCAGCCCTGGAAGAACGGTGGCGGCTCCACCCGGGAGCTGCTCGCCTGGCCGGCGGCCGACAGCTGGCTGCTGCGGGTGAGCGTCGCGCACATCGGGCGGGACGGCCCGTTCAGCGCGTTCCCGGGCGTCGATCGGTGGTTCGCGGTGCTGGAGGGTGCCGGCGTGGCCCTCACACTCGGTACCGACCAGGTGCAGCTCACGGGGGAGAGCCAGCCGCTGGCCTTCGACGGTGCACTCGCGCCAGACTGCACACTGACGTCCGGCGACACGCACGACCTGAACCTCATGGTGCTCCGCGTGCGCGCGCAGGGTGCGATGACCCGTGCCGTGATCGGGGTGGAGCGGCGCGCCGCGTCCCGCATCCGCGCGGTGTACACGCAGGAGCCGGCCGAGTTGCACAGTGCCGACGCTGCCCCCCTGGCACTGCCCGCAGGCACCCTGGCGTGGAGCAGCAACGCTCGCGGCGTCGTCTGGCGCCTGGAGGCGGGCGACCCGGCAGCGCGGGCCTGGTGGATCGAGGTGCAGCCACGGGAGGAGACACCGTGA
- the hutF gene encoding formimidoylglutamate deiminase, translated as MSGGVFWAARAWMGGGWAEDVTFSTNAAGCWAQVETGTPCPAGAEVIAGPVLPGMVNAHSHAFQRAFAGLSERRDTARDDFWSWRDRMYDVALRISPAQLQAVATHLFGELLAGGYTHTVEFHYLHHAPDGRPWSATGGSDAAMSEALAAAAQATGMGLTILPVLYERAGFTQPTLRDDQRRFATDVERVLHLRDTIRGWRLPDVDAGVAMHSLRAATPPSIAALSHACAGDAAPIHLHVAEQVAEVEECLAVTGRRPIEWLLASCALDARWQLVHATHATPAEISGVAATGAGVVLCPGTEANLGDGLCDLTRWLESGTPLSLGSDSNVVRSWAEELRLLEYGQRLGLRQRNVGAAPGVAPSTAARLFGRMLTGGAAAAGRARWGFAVGARADLVELDVADDALCGIPVSRLLDAVVFASPVRPVGRVLAGGRWRVAGVGVRERYVGAMGAWWG; from the coding sequence ATGAGCGGCGGCGTCTTCTGGGCGGCGCGGGCATGGATGGGAGGCGGCTGGGCCGAGGATGTGACGTTCAGCACCAACGCCGCGGGATGCTGGGCGCAGGTGGAGACCGGCACGCCCTGCCCTGCCGGCGCCGAGGTGATCGCGGGCCCGGTGCTGCCGGGGATGGTGAATGCGCACAGTCATGCGTTCCAGCGTGCGTTCGCGGGGCTGTCGGAGCGTCGTGACACGGCGCGTGACGACTTCTGGAGCTGGCGCGACCGCATGTACGACGTGGCGTTGCGTATCTCGCCCGCGCAGCTCCAGGCGGTTGCCACGCACCTGTTCGGCGAGCTGCTGGCGGGCGGGTACACGCACACCGTCGAGTTCCACTACCTGCACCATGCGCCGGACGGGCGTCCCTGGTCCGCCACCGGCGGCAGTGACGCCGCGATGAGCGAGGCGCTGGCGGCGGCGGCGCAGGCCACCGGGATGGGGCTCACCATCCTGCCCGTGTTGTACGAGCGCGCCGGGTTCACACAGCCCACGCTGCGCGACGACCAGCGCCGCTTCGCCACCGACGTGGAGCGCGTGCTGCACCTGCGTGACACGATCCGCGGCTGGCGGCTGCCGGACGTGGACGCGGGCGTTGCGATGCACTCGTTGCGTGCGGCGACGCCGCCGTCGATCGCGGCCCTGTCGCACGCGTGCGCGGGGGATGCAGCGCCGATCCACCTGCACGTTGCCGAGCAGGTGGCGGAGGTGGAGGAGTGCCTGGCGGTGACCGGCCGGCGTCCCATCGAGTGGCTGCTGGCCTCGTGCGCGCTCGATGCGCGCTGGCAGCTGGTGCATGCCACGCATGCCACACCCGCGGAGATCAGCGGCGTCGCCGCGACGGGTGCCGGCGTGGTGCTCTGTCCCGGCACCGAGGCGAACCTCGGTGACGGCCTGTGCGACCTGACGCGCTGGCTCGAGAGCGGCACGCCGCTGTCGCTTGGCAGTGACAGCAACGTGGTGCGGAGCTGGGCGGAGGAGCTGCGGCTGCTGGAGTACGGGCAGCGGCTCGGGTTGCGGCAGCGGAACGTGGGGGCGGCGCCCGGCGTGGCGCCGAGCACGGCGGCGCGGTTGTTCGGTAGGATGCTGACGGGTGGAGCGGCGGCGGCGGGGCGTGCGCGGTGGGGGTTCGCGGTGGGGGCGCGGGCGGATCTCGTCGAGCTCGACGTGGCCGATGACGCGTTGTGCGGGATCCCGGTGTCGCGCCTGCTGGACGCGGTGGTGTTCGCGTCGCCGGTGCGGCCGGTGGGGCGGGTGCTGGCGGGTGGGCGGTGGCGGGTGGCGGGGGTGGGGGTGCGGGAGCGGTACGTGGGGGCGATGGGGGCGTGGTGGGGGTGA
- a CDS encoding DUF4198 domain-containing protein — MTRSLLRRLFVTGALLLVAAPLLAHDMFLRLEAFFLAPNTAANVRLFNGTFILSENSITPDRLNDIAVVSPAGRAKLDVSVWNASGDTSVFPIRTGAAGTYVLGVSTKPRVLEMSGPEFNAYLSSDGIPDELAYRRARKLLDERSKERYEKHVKALVQVGTTTGPAFGTVLGYPAELVPLANPYAMKVGDVLQVRALVDGRPAANQFVQYGGLSASNGRVAQRNTRSDASGIVRIPLDRTGTYYVKFINMTRVANDAAANHHSKWASLTFAVR, encoded by the coding sequence ATGACGCGCTCACTGCTCCGTCGCCTTTTCGTCACCGGTGCGTTGCTGCTGGTGGCGGCACCGCTCCTGGCGCACGACATGTTCCTGCGCCTCGAGGCCTTCTTCCTCGCCCCCAACACCGCGGCGAACGTCCGGCTCTTCAACGGCACCTTCATCCTCTCCGAGAACTCGATCACCCCCGACCGCCTGAACGACATCGCCGTCGTGTCGCCGGCCGGCCGTGCGAAACTCGACGTCTCGGTCTGGAATGCCAGCGGTGACACGAGTGTGTTCCCGATCCGCACCGGCGCGGCTGGCACGTACGTGCTCGGTGTCTCGACCAAGCCGCGGGTCCTGGAGATGAGCGGCCCGGAGTTCAACGCCTACCTGAGTTCCGACGGCATTCCCGACGAACTGGCGTATCGCCGCGCCCGCAAGCTCCTCGACGAACGCTCGAAGGAGCGCTACGAGAAGCATGTGAAGGCGCTGGTGCAGGTCGGGACCACCACGGGCCCGGCGTTCGGCACGGTGCTGGGCTACCCGGCGGAGCTGGTGCCGCTGGCGAATCCGTATGCGATGAAGGTTGGTGACGTGCTCCAGGTGCGCGCGCTGGTGGACGGCCGGCCGGCGGCGAACCAGTTCGTGCAGTACGGTGGCCTCTCGGCCAGCAACGGCCGCGTCGCCCAGCGGAACACTCGATCCGACGCCTCGGGCATCGTGCGCATCCCCCTCGATCGCACGGGCACCTACTACGTCAAGTTCATCAACATGACGCGCGTGGCGAACGACGCGGCCGCGAACCACCACTCGAAGTGGGCGTCGCTGACGTTCGCGGTGCGCTGA